A genome region from Nitrospirota bacterium includes the following:
- a CDS encoding 3-deoxy-D-manno-octulosonic acid transferase — protein MWYFLYNGLLLLASPVILAMLLAKPRCRRGLPQRLGLVLPGGVSAGRPLLWVHAVSLGEAVAVAPLVKAFHARYPAYRIIVSTVTETGREAVEQRLAGVADHCYAPLDFPWVVAKMVRHLNPSLFLFVETELWPNLLRQLGRSGIPAVLVNGRLSSRSFGRYRLIRSFLRQVLGAVTACLMQSDRDAERMVALGARPDRVMRIGNIKFDQPLPGEINGPGAISRAVLGLAEGEELIVAGSTHPGEEEELLTAYQTLVREFSKLVLVLAPRHIERAAEVEAAVKGIGLTALRRSLLRASAVTPSLSGPRVLILDTRGELALVYREAVLAYVGGTLVPVGGHNLLEPAVWAKPVFFGPFTDHCAEIATQLSRAEGMVPARNGTELAKAMAQLLRRRADLQKVGLAAQQVVNENRGALRRSLDHIGKVLDTGIGTRGAGVCGPSAGLVRKDALAPLPGERGG, from the coding sequence ATGTGGTACTTCCTCTATAACGGGCTCCTGCTCCTGGCCTCCCCCGTGATCCTCGCGATGTTGCTGGCCAAGCCACGGTGCCGGCGCGGCTTGCCCCAGCGGCTGGGACTGGTTCTGCCCGGTGGGGTGTCGGCCGGCCGGCCGTTGCTCTGGGTCCATGCCGTGTCGTTGGGAGAAGCGGTGGCCGTCGCGCCGCTGGTCAAGGCCTTTCATGCCCGCTACCCCGCCTATCGGATCATCGTATCCACCGTCACCGAGACCGGGCGGGAAGCGGTCGAGCAGCGGCTGGCGGGGGTGGCCGACCATTGTTACGCGCCGCTGGACTTTCCCTGGGTGGTGGCCAAGATGGTGCGGCACCTCAATCCTTCCCTGTTCCTGTTTGTCGAAACCGAGCTCTGGCCGAATCTGCTGCGGCAACTGGGACGCAGCGGCATTCCGGCTGTCCTCGTCAATGGCCGGCTGTCCTCGCGCTCCTTCGGCCGATATCGGTTGATCCGGTCGTTCTTGCGCCAAGTGTTGGGAGCCGTCACCGCCTGCCTGATGCAATCGGATCGGGACGCCGAGCGTATGGTGGCCTTGGGCGCGCGGCCGGATCGAGTGATGCGGATCGGGAACATCAAGTTCGATCAGCCCTTGCCAGGCGAGATCAACGGCCCCGGCGCTATATCTCGGGCGGTGCTGGGGCTGGCAGAAGGCGAAGAATTGATCGTGGCGGGCAGCACGCACCCAGGCGAGGAAGAAGAGCTGCTCACTGCCTATCAGACGTTGGTCCGCGAGTTCTCTAAGCTAGTGCTCGTGCTTGCGCCCCGGCATATCGAACGGGCGGCGGAGGTCGAAGCCGCGGTCAAGGGCATTGGACTCACGGCTCTGCGGCGGAGCCTGTTGAGAGCGTCTGCGGTCACGCCGAGCCTGTCCGGGCCGCGGGTGCTGATTCTGGACACGAGGGGCGAATTGGCATTGGTCTATCGCGAGGCGGTGCTGGCTTACGTAGGCGGCACGCTGGTTCCGGTCGGAGGGCATAATCTCTTGGAGCCGGCCGTTTGGGCCAAGCCGGTATTCTTCGGTCCCTTCACGGACCATTGCGCCGAAATTGCGACCCAATTGAGCCGGGCCGAAGGAATGGTGCCTGCCAGGAACGGAACGGAGTTGGCCAAGGCCATGGCGCAGCTGCTCAGGCGCCGGGCTGACCTCCAGAAGGTCGGGTTGGCCGCGCAACAGGTTGTGAATGAGAACCGTGGAGCCCTCCGACGCAGTTTGGATCACATCGGCAAGGTGCTTGACACAGGTATTGGGACGAGAGGCGCCGGGGTGTGCGGTCCTTCCGCCGGCTTGGTTCGCAAGGATGCTCTTGCCCCTCTGCCGGGAGAACGAGGAGGGTGA
- a CDS encoding DUF374 domain-containing protein: MLNWLKLNLLPPIGAALVRLLGKSLTIRTEGAEPMLALYAQGQRCIFAFWHSRQLMMPLAYRGSQIYILISRHRDGELIRRIVSRFGFRSVRGSTTRGGATALRELVQLGRSGADLAITPDGPKGPRQVAQMGVIHLAKATGLPIVPVTFSCSKKNSSRAGIASWSPIRSGAGSSGWGSRSGLRDKPRRTRWKPSGVSWNRC; the protein is encoded by the coding sequence ATGTTGAACTGGTTGAAATTGAATCTGCTCCCGCCCATCGGGGCCGCGCTGGTCCGGTTGCTGGGCAAGTCTCTGACGATCAGAACGGAAGGGGCGGAACCGATGCTGGCTCTGTATGCGCAGGGGCAGCGCTGTATTTTTGCCTTCTGGCACAGCCGCCAGCTCATGATGCCGTTGGCCTATCGGGGCTCGCAGATCTACATCTTGATCAGCCGGCATCGGGACGGAGAGTTGATCCGGCGCATTGTGTCCCGGTTCGGTTTCCGTTCGGTCCGGGGTTCGACGACCAGAGGCGGGGCGACGGCGCTGCGCGAGCTGGTACAGCTCGGCCGCTCCGGGGCGGACCTAGCCATCACGCCGGACGGGCCCAAGGGGCCCAGGCAGGTGGCGCAGATGGGGGTCATCCATCTGGCCAAGGCGACGGGCTTGCCGATCGTCCCCGTAACCTTCAGCTGCTCAAAAAAAAACTCTTCGCGAGCTGGGATCGCTTCATGGTCCCCTATCCGTTCGGGCGCGGGCTCTTCCGGATGGGGGAGCCGATCCGGGTTACGGGACAAGCCTCGGCGGACGAGATGGAAGCCAAGCGGCGTGAGTTGGAATCGGTGTTGA